A window of Gadus chalcogrammus isolate NIFS_2021 chromosome 2, NIFS_Gcha_1.0, whole genome shotgun sequence genomic DNA:
TTGATGCTAGCTAGAGCTCACAGAGCTGATGGCCCAGCATCAGGTTGGCCATCACCCGATCCGGCTGACCAATCAACAACCCCCATTTCAACCTTTTCCTTCTCCATACATATGATGTCGACAGCTGTGTGCCCCAGCTCGGGTCCAAAGCCAGGAACGGCTTCCACTCCCAGGACGAGGAGGCCAGCTCCGGCGATGAGAGGAAGAAAGGCTTGAAGAGCCTCCTCCAGCGCACCATGCGTCGGCCCCCCAAAGACCCCGCCCCCGGGAACAAGGACCCCAACGGCTCCCTGGAGAAGGACGCGCGGCTAAAGGCTGCCCCCGGCCTCGCCGTGAACCGCCTCCGAGTCGAGGTAGTCCATTCCGTCGTGGGTCGTCTGACCGTAGGTCTGCACTGCAGCGAGGCTAGGAGGCAACGTGTTCATGGGCATACGGCTATATCAGGATATTGATATCGTGAGGGAATATAGCagttcgtgtttttttttttgagtgtCTTTGCGATATTATAAATGAGTTATTATTAGGGGTGGGCCGTTATCAGGTTAACGGCTGCgttattatatttgataattcagcgttgcccagtataattgacagttgtcaaggtaaacgaaaggattttttgccgtttgccattttaatctagattaatctagattaattccaaaattaatctagattaaaaataATATCAATGCCCACCACtagttattatcattattttttttataaaaagtctcccttgttttatttgaattgaGCGTTCACGGTGCTGAGGTAAAGGCTCGTGGCAGATGAAGCTCTACTGTGTCGTGGTTCTGTCGTGGCCAAATGATGACGATAGATAACCAAGAGAAATGACCCCCCCAGCAGGACGAGGCCTTCTCCCCGTCCTCCACGTCGGAGGAGGACAACGGGGAGCCCCGGCTGCAGAAGAAGACCAAGAAGTCCAAGAAGCTGAAGAAGCAGTTCTCTGATCTGTTCCGCCGCAAGAACCCGAAGGACTCTCCGGAGAAGACGGACCCCCGGCCCCCGCGGCCCACCAAGCTGTCCCTCAACATCGGGCTGAAGGCCCCGGACCTCATCGACTCCCCCAGTaaattagccccccccccccccccccccccccccccccccccccccccccctcgacacgTCAAGCACTCGACATCTCCCCTTGTAAAGACAAATGAGCACCAAGTGATGTCAGGACTTCATATGGCTGCTGCTATTGGCCGTAGACGGTATGTCTGCAGTGCACTCGCGTAGTAGCAAGTGCTAGTAGTAgcaagtactagtagtagcaaGTGCTAGTAGTAGCAAGTACTACTAGTAGCCAGTTTAACGCACGATATGGCCATGAGTTTGTGGGGGGCAATACGCCGTTGTTGCACAACTATTCATTGTTATCTTCCATCCACATCATGTTAAGAATGTCTTTAtgaaatgcatttgtgtgtgtgtgtgtgtgtgtgtgtgtgtgtgtgtgtgtgtgtgtgtgtgtgtgtgtgtgtgtgtgtgtgtgtgtgtgtgtgtgtgtgtgtgtgtgtgtgtgtgtgtgtgtgtgtgtgtgtgtgcagaccacCCTCCTGAGTTCTACGAGGACGTAGCAGAGAGACTGGAAAGGATTGCCAAGCGGTCCAACACCACTAAGAGGATAGCTAGTCCGGTCGAAGCTCCAGCCGCCCTCGTGACCATCTCATCCACTGCCCAACCCACTGAACCTGGTGACTGCagagacctcacacacacacacacacacacacacacacacacacacacacacacacacacacacacacacacacacacacacacacacacacacacacacaatactagtCACCCATAACAATTTAATTTGTTCTTCTTCCAGTTTTAACTAAGGACGAGGTGGTGAATCAGCTCATCAATGTTCTCTCCATGGAAGCAGATGCCATCACCTCAAAggtatatatttatgttcacGTGAATACAGAGCCTCGGCTCCACTTTGGGTTGAGACAGCTCACCGGACACACCGCATTCATCTCTGTGGTTAAAAGGTTTATCTGGCGTCGGTTTAGACAAAAGCCCTGAACTCATGTTGTAATTGACCAAAACCACATGTTATCGCATGTTTCTGGCTGTAACTCATAGCTTATCCTTCTGAAAATTGTCCCCAACATGACAATAAACTTCTAAATTAAACAAGTTTTCTGAAAACAATCATCAGCTTTGGAACCCTACCAATGGATGGCATGCGTGTTCATTTCCCCCCTATTGCCCTCCACTACCATGACACAGAGATTCCCTACATAGGGCTTGTGCATGCATTGTGTTCACGCCTGTTATTATCAAACATGGGTCTACAGTGCCCCCTTGTGGGATGAGTTGGTATATAATCCTCCTCCATCCACACTCAAATAACGGCACACAACACCTCTGCTTCCTTCCAGCAGGGCTCTGTACTCTAAGACCAGGGTTTTATGGGTAAACGTATGAATCATTTACAGGTCTGGAGAGTATAAAACATTGGAGATTTCTTTATTTGAACTTCCCACAATGGGAAGTTTCTTATTTAAATCGACGTCATGCCAACAATAGCTTCTTGGTATGGAGGGTGTGCAGATTCCCTAGGTGGGTGGAAGAGTGAACGCCTGTTGCAGGCGTCCAGGGCACCTTGGGGGGTAACCTGGTTGTGCCACCAGCCCGCTGACCCCGACGTTAGGCCATGTACCCCCACCAGCTGCACCTCAAACACCCAGCGGTGACCATCTCTGTGGACCCCGTTAGATGAAGCTATAAAAGCCTTCTTTGATTGTTGTCAAACACATTCTCTGTGTGTCGTTTAGCTTCTGCGTTTAAATGGTCCATGTTGCCTCCCTTGAAGTAACCCTGAAGTCCGAGCAGTTGGATATCATCCACGAGGTGAATATTAACACAAGGTTTTTGGACCGACCGTTTCCTGGACATGCATGTGGTGACGACCTGTATTCATATTTACGTGGATACGGTGATTGTGTACTCGGCCTTCATGGCATTTTTGTAGCTTTCAGGCGATCGCTCGGATGGAAACTGGAAGTTGGTGGAAAAAACATCCAAAGAGATGAAGGGAGGGTGAGGAAGATCTTAGTGTACGGAGTTGTGGGTTAAATACCTTCAAGGCTGGCGGCAAGCATTCCAGTTGAGGCGCAGAGCACACGCTGACCTCACTTTAAACCAGTCAATAGTCCAACCGTATCAAATGGACAATCCCATGCTACCCCACCATTCAAAAGACTTGGAGTGGAGTATATTGAAACAGCTGTTGGAGAGGTTCACCACTGATGAGGTATTGCAGACCGTCAAAAACTACTCTTAAGTTGGACCACAGGAGAATACATAAAAAACGTTGCTATTAGGTTTTGTTGCCCAAAATCTTCCAAGAGTTCAAGAGAAGAAACGTTTCAGACGGAGACGGAAAGTCAAAACAAAGACAAGCCAGTTCCTGGTCCCCGCGAGggaagagctgctggaggaaCGCCCTTCTCCGTACCACGGAGCCATGTCCGTCTAGAAGAGGAGCAGGTAGACAAAGGAAGCCTTGAAGAAGTCCCAAGAGCAAAAGACCGAATAGGAGGTAGAAGAACTAAAAGACAAGCAGTGACATCTGGAGAGCAGTTCCTTAGGTTCAGGGGCGCGGCAGTGTGTGGAGCTGTCGCTGGTTTTTGTGTACTTGCATTCCTAGAATGGAAGAGTGTGTATCAAACTCGTTCAAATATCAACCATCACTTCCAGGAATTCTAGAAGAGTAtccagacccccccctcacctctctccctctccctctccccctccccctccccctccccctcacctccctccccctccccctccccctccccctcccccccccctcacccccctccccctcccctctcccagatCGAGTCGGACCCCTTCCTTCGCAACAAGCTGACGCGCCTCTCGTACCCCTCCTTCGCCAAGCTCCTGGACGCCTTCAGCAACATCGAGGCGCAGCCCGCCGTCCCGCCGCTGCCGGCGCCCCCCCCCGGCGCCAGCCCCACCCTGCGCCGCGTGGCGGTCACCATGGAGGTGTCGCGCCGCGTGGTCACGGCCACCGGCACCCAGCGCATGCAGGGCTACGCCGAGCGCTACATGGAGACCTTCGCTCCCTGGCTGAAGAGCCACGGTGGATGGGtgagcgggggggcggggccgggcggGGTGCTCCTCAAGCGGGGTTAAAGGGGACATCACGCCAcccggtgggggtggggctagCCGTCACATGCCTCTTCTGACACCATCTAGCGGGCTCGTCCACCTAGATGAGCAGCGTTTGCTACggccactgggtaggctggtagactgatctatccagcacacatctagggggacacgcccactagtgatgtcagaagaggccggttTTAAAAAACGGTTTGCAATGGCTAATGACACCCACgcctggtggtatgataggtCAGCTTTAGGGCTTCTTAAAGGGGCCTTTCGTTTCTTTGTTACTTGGCGAGACAGCTGGACGGGTAATGCAATGGGCATGTGCAGAGTAAAAAAAGGCAATTCCAAATGGGGTCACTGGCCGTAATGACCTAGGATCCAACATTCCTAGTATGTTACAGCGGAACTCTTTGCACCAGAAACAAAAAACTGTAGATGAGCTTTCGGAAGCAGATTGGAATAACTGTCTTTCTACATTGGCCAGCCTACAGAGAACATTCAGCAAATATCACGGaccaattttttttaatgtttactaGTACTAGTtgaatgttttaatgtttactaGTACTAGTTGAATGTTTGCTGTTTACTAGTACTAGTTGAATGTTTAATGTTTACTAGTACTAGTtgaatgttttaatgtttactaGTACTAGTTGAATGTTTTAATGTGTACTAGTACTAGTTGAATGTTTGCTGTTTACTAGTACTAGTTGAATGTTTGCTGTTAACAGCCAATAACGCTCCTAGATCCCGGCTTCAGCAACATGATTTGCTGAAACAATCGATAAGGCTCGATAATCACACCAAGCTACTTTTTCGGGGTCTGCACATGAACGTTGAATTACAAAAATGGGTCCAGCTGAAAGTCATGTCTGTAAATGATCTTCATCgctaattatttttaaatagttttGCTCCATACTTTCTTCACTAACTGTGCACTGATGCCAGCCTGCAGGTTGTTCTGGTACCGTAACAGTGACTCTGACATTAGCCTTTTTTCCATTTCTCAGGAGAACATTGTCCATTTAGAGGAGGCTTCTGAGTTTGACTGAGAGGTCAGAGGAAACCTTCCCTAGTGGCCAACAGGGGTATGACCACTTCCTGAAAAGCTGAACCGTTTATCTCCCACCTGCTGGGAGAGAAGACGGCCCCCGAGAGCAGCCATCTAGTACTAGGTGCGGGGCATTGAAGAACAAAGGCTTCCTTGTTGAAGACGACATTGCAATGTgcaatgtgtttatgtgcaatgcataaaaaacgtgaatacatgaatgaatgtatCATGAATCAGTTTGGAACATCCAGAAAGTCCTAATTTTGGGGTTTGGATTGAGCCCAGGTCGGTAGCCTCTAGGAGGTCATTGCTTTTTATATGACACGTCTTTACAAGAACTGAACAAAGAAGGTTTCTTAATGAGGGGTGGTACTGTTTACCATTGTAGGACCAATCAGTGCGAGGATGTGATCTCATCCAGGAACACACGATGCAGTCTGGCTGTTCTGGGCCCTCAGTCCAAACCCCCCTGAAACGGTTGGGAATACCGTGTCTTAACAAGCCTTTTTAAATTAGTGACGTGGAAAATAATGAACTGTGCGTGCACATCTTGCAGGCACACCTTTACGTTTTccttttaaattaatattttataatgCCAACACTAATGGCACAAAAGAATGTTTTTAAGCCATTGTCAACACACTCCCGGCCAGCAGTCGCCAGGCCGGACATTCTGAGCTCCGTGAACTatgcacatttttatttatagtAAGCACAGACAATGTCTCGACTCAATGCTCTATTTATTGATTTAAGAATGTTTTGTacgatttagttttttttttaaacattttctaataaaacattttttacaaAAAGTTATTTGTGCATTTGTATATTTGTGCTAGGCTTACTGCAActtgattataataataaaaagaagcaCTTAATAAATACACTTTGAACAATACCATATTTATTTGAGTAactcaacaaaaatacattcaaTAGATTACAGATCCAAAAACATTGTTGAAATGTCAATTTAAATTATGTGCACATTGACGCCATCTATCATTCATTGGtttttgtgatttgttttttaGTTCTGTGTACAGTAATATTGTCATCTATACCTCTTTGGACGTTACTGACGTGTACATCGGTCTACGACCCCTGTGAAGGGGTCGTAGATTGCCAAGAAATACTAAGTGGTAATCAATGTTATACAATGTGGACAGGGACATCAGTACATGAATCATAAGCAAAGCACATTTTAAGACATACGTTTTTGAACAACATCCTTGGGTCGCTTGCGAAGCTCACGGACACCGGTTTTGGTTGCTGTTGGTAACGGCTACGCAGCCGTTACCAACAGCAACCAAAACCGGTGTTGGACCCCCCCGGTCATCAAACCTTCTGAAACCTTTTAATCAGTCTGAGCTTTTGA
This region includes:
- the bcl2l12 gene encoding muscle M-line assembly protein unc-89 isoform X2; its protein translation is MSEGCARPASTSPVSSISLLEIKGETRLVLKAFLRKSLDLPLGDRPGRVGGAYKDNSKYSCVPQLGSKARNGFHSQDEEASSGDERKKGLKSLLQRTMRRPPKDPAPGNKDPNGSLEKDARLKAAPGLAVNRLRVEDEAFSPSSTSEEDNGEPRLQKKTKKSKKLKKQFSDLFRRKNPKDSPEKTDPRPPRPTKLSLNIGLKAPDLIDSPNHPPEFYEDVAERLERIAKRSNTTKRIASPVEAPAALVTISSTAQPTEPVLTKDEVVNQLINVLSMEADAITSKIESDPFLRNKLTRLSYPSFAKLLDAFSNIEAQPAVPPLPAPPPGASPTLRRVAVTMEVSRRVVTATGTQRMQGYAERYMETFAPWLKSHGGWENIVHLEEASEFD
- the bcl2l12 gene encoding uncharacterized protein bcl2l12 isoform X1 — its product is MSEGCARPASTSPVSSISLLEIKGETRLVLKAFLRKSLDLPLGDRPGRVGGAYKDNSKYSCVPQLGSKARNGFHSQDEEASSGDERKKGLKSLLQRTMRRPPKDPAPGNKDPNGSLEKDARLKAAPGLAVNRLRVEQDEAFSPSSTSEEDNGEPRLQKKTKKSKKLKKQFSDLFRRKNPKDSPEKTDPRPPRPTKLSLNIGLKAPDLIDSPNHPPEFYEDVAERLERIAKRSNTTKRIASPVEAPAALVTISSTAQPTEPVLTKDEVVNQLINVLSMEADAITSKIESDPFLRNKLTRLSYPSFAKLLDAFSNIEAQPAVPPLPAPPPGASPTLRRVAVTMEVSRRVVTATGTQRMQGYAERYMETFAPWLKSHGGWENIVHLEEASEFD